Below is a window of Populus trichocarpa isolate Nisqually-1 chromosome 3, P.trichocarpa_v4.1, whole genome shotgun sequence DNA.
tttcaattattaagcattaagttgattttttgaagtaaatgtttaattccttaaaaaaatcatttaatttaaattatgtttgtaatataaatctcaattcaagtaattttattaacattaaatattaaatattaaaaagatgaaataggCTTATTGAAATTACAACTCCAAGGTACGTAGATAGATGAATAATATAAGCAGTCACAGAGTACGATCAATTACTTTGGAAAAAGGACCATTCTAAATTTTCGCCCTGGAAGTTAGGCAGCTCTCAATGAAAATGACCCTTCAATACTCTCCAAACATCTTTTTCAAgccaattttttaaaagctcCAAGGTACATTGAAAGTGAAACGACAACTAATGTCCCAAAGCAAATGATAACCATACAAATGAAAATCAATGGTGGGTGGATTCCAAAGGGAACTAGTTTCAGGGACCCCCAGAAGAATGGAATTTAGTGTTGAGGCGTAGGACAATTGTCACTATCAGGGGTCATCGTGGGCAAGGGCTTTGGTCTCCCCTTGTGAACAAAAAGAGTATAAAATCTTCCACTTTCTCCCCGCCCAACGCCAAAAGGATCCTTTGAACTGTTTACTTTGGAGCAGCTGTGgcagtggaaaaaaaataaagtgcgCAACTGTTACAGCCATCATTCTTTCAAATTGTACACTTGACAGCAGAACATTGGCATTGATAATCTCTATTAATCATCTAGTTTTTTCCAAGTGTATCAATGCTAGTTAATAGAGATTAATAGAGCATTGGTGTATGAGACTCAAGTGTATCATTTTTTCAACGCTAGTTAAAAAACTAGTTAATCAAATTGAACACTGTTACAGATCTTGGTTTACGAGACTCATAATTATTTGGATTACATGCTAGTTAATCCAGAGTGTCACGTGAATGTCCGTAATATGCTCTCATATGGTATTATAAATCACCTAGTTATGTTCACGTaccaagacataaaaaaatttaattcaataagtGGATAATACTCTGTAAATAAATGATCTCTCCTCGCATGCCAAAGATTAACATATTCTACATGAACCACCGATCAATCATCATCCATTCTACCTCAACAATTAACACCATGCAGGTCATCAAATGTGtcaacatcattaggtatgcgTTGATGTAATCCAAATTAACATATTACCCGATCAAGGCAATGCACATCAGCAATGACAAAATAGTGTATGGGGACCACTGATAGCTTTAAATCAATCCCTCCATGCATAATGAAGATGATCTTACAATCAAATCATTGGTGTACGATGTTTATATCACCTATGAAACCTTataagtattaaaaatattcacacccaaaaaataaagttaaataaaaaaaattgaataatcgAGTTCACACATACCTGGTGAGGTTTATATGAATCCAACTCCTCAACCCAACTAACATGATAAATAgttaatttagaagaaaaaatatagaaaatttaaattatataatgtaCTCATAATTATCATTACCAAGCTCCAATTAAGAGTCGTCTTCCCGTAACCATGGCATCTGATTTTTCCAAACATCAAGATGATCGATATGAAGAAGCTCCTGCGACCATAGCTTCATAATCGTAATGAAAAATtagtatatatttaaaataaaaatattttatagaacaTAATATCAAACTATACTTGTAGAACAATAAACATCAATCGATTTGTTTCCCATCtgacatgcatgcatgacaAAGCTAATGGTGCAGATATGCAATCATTTTCGATCCCTAATTGTAGTTATGAATGATAGCAAAGTTTTCTAGCAGAGGCAGAAAGTAACATGAAACTGCATTGTCTGTCAAATTAATGAAGATTATGGCCCCAAACAAGTTTATTATATATGCTCTAACATAATAATGCAACATAACCTTTGTCACACCCTCAGGTGGGGTTTTAAAACTCTCCCTCAACCATGCCAGCCTAATATAATCCCATTTATATCCCTCAAGAAGAGGAACTCGTCCTACTAAATGAAGACATAATTCATCTTCGTTGAAAGCTATAGGACCTATAATAGGAGTTCCATCTATCGGAAGGCTGACTAGCATCGCTTCATCTTATAAGGTCAATATCATCTATCTAACAAGAAAGTTGAATGTTTGGGTCTCTCACCTTCATCACTCTACTAATGCTGCAATCAAATCATGATTGATATTTACGCATCTTAGGTGACTAATGTTGAAAAATCCAATCTTGATGACATAAAGATAAACATTGTTATCTAGGTCCATCGGTGTATAATGGAAAGGTTTAGCTAGACCACCCTGggattttcatcaaataaatataaacataagTATTAAcaacatttataaatttatcatgtgatcatattatataaaaataattaacttactTGTCGAGCCCAGATATTCTCAAAGTGGTGCTTATACTGCAATCCCAACACCAAGATAACCATCAAGACCTGGACATAATTAGGACTCATCCTCTCGTATGCCATGATGTCCTGATATAGATTCATCTCCCCTAGTTCACACCATGATGTctacatgtgaaaaaaaatgttaaaggatagaaaataaaaggataaaaaaataataaattaacatagaaaaatgaaatacaagtctcaattttaaataaaaattcacttaCATTGTCAACTATGGCATGTTTTCCTATTATGACATGCTACATCGCATAACccatatttattttgtgtatGCCTCTTTCTAGCATCCATCTTGTTATGCAAATGAGTGGATCTGCATcaactttttttcaattctccATCTTGTTAGACATCCGTCAACTCGTGAACTATTATAATCAAgctataatataatatcaagTACGGGTTCAACATAAAAACTATATGAATCTCTTTAactaatgttagaaaataaatggtTAATAAATTGTTCGAAGTCAACATGTCGTAATATGCAATGAGATGCAAACATGGTAGATGATACAATTGTCATTTTCCACACatacattatttaattaaatcaaaccgtTCATCGAACCTCTCTTTGGCTACTAGTTACTGGGGGGTCTCAAGTTGAAATACACCATTTGAGATATCAAATATACTCGTGAcatgtgattttgattttattgcaTCAATAAGTGGTTCGGCCAGCATTTACGAAGGCCACAACACAACTAATGCAATCATCAATTATAGCTcttcaatcaacaaaatatttattagtacTAAAATAGGTCATTTGCATTGTAGCAATCAAAGGCAAACCACGAACACTTTTCATGATATTGTTGAAAACCTTTGACAAATTAGTAGTCATATTCTCATACCAATGACTACCATCATACGAGAGTTCCCATCTCTCATTTGGTTGAATCTTAAGCTATTCTTTGATTTGACCATTTCTATCAACCATATCATCATATATAGTATCAAATTTGCATCTAGAAGGTTCTTGCCATATCTTATCTTGAAAGTTTTTCAATGCCACATCTTTGAatcttttattgtaattattcaTAAAGTGGCAGGAATAATAACGATAATACTCATATGGCTCGGCTCATTTCCATGACatagcattttgaatttttgcatgTCTATATGAAATTATACACAATCTAGTATGACTACCTATGACATGTCGATGAAGCAAATCTAAAACCATGTCTAGTTATTGTTCATTTCTTCTTCAACTGAAGCATAatataatgggaaaaaaaaaccatattattcaTGTAAGCAACTCCAATCAAGATTTTTGCCTTGTGCTTCCCATATAAATGTGTCTTCAATACTTATCAGTGGACGATAATATTGAAGCCTCTGAATTGAAGGTCTAAATGCCCAGAATactctcttaaatattattgtatCACCATCAACCATCAGCTTTTGAAAAGACTCCTCATGTGTTCTAAACAACctctctaatattttttttgtttagctaaccaaacttttttatatgatatatcATACAAATAATCTTTACGGATAGTAGTTTGAATGGTTGCAATTTTAATACTTATTTTAACTTTGATAATGGTCAACctcatattaacaataaaattaaagtcaATCTGACAGTGGGTTTACATAACCATTGGATTGCGACATGTGTGGGactctttcaatttcaattttcaaatttcaGATGAATTAGAATTCTTGTGATATCCCTCATGTAAATACCATTTATATGATGGTCCGTGCTTATATTGTAACTTCACATAAGTTGTGGTTGAACATCGCACTTTATATTATAATGAATTCTTTACATGCCACCACTTAACTACATTAATTAAATCAGTCTTGGTTCAGAACATTTATCCAACCTCTAACTCGGTACTTAAGCTTGAATTCCTACGACTTAAAGCTCAATCAAAGCTTATCATATGAGTAAATCCACTAGCatccttaaatttaaaaatagaagatcTCATTGTTTGGTTTATTAGCTCACCTTGCTCATCTTCCTTAACTACATCATTATCATAACAATCATCTTTCTCATCACTCAGTTCAAATTCAttataacaatataaaatcattatcatACCCAACTGAGCTTccattaacataattttttgaattgatatcagGTTCATCACATCATCAACTATTCTAAATAGACCTGCTACATGTGATGATTGTGTGGTCCTTTGACTATAACTTATGACTTGAAGAGTTTTCTCATTTAGGTTTCATATTCAAGTACAGCCCTAATATTTGTAACTCATTAGCTATGATCAACCCAACCATTTCATTAAAACTCATATCACTAGTATGGACACACTAGCATAACAATTCAGATAGCCTCCACCTAGCATCCTCCAAGTAATATCAACATCAAATTTAGAAAAGTTCCACCCAATCCCTCGACATACTAAATTTTTAAGTTTGTCTAATGAATTGTTTAATATCAAGTCACATAACTCGGTACTTTCTCTATGATAAGTGATATCATTATTAGTATCGATGACTGTGTCatcaaataacataatattctcACTATAGAAGATATATGATGATATTATGTgaaaatcacaacaaaacacAATGATAATTTATCAATATAGCAAATTATTCAAGTTAcattaaaaatccaaaaccaacaaaaaccataaactaaaccctaaaaccctaacacTAACATAATCAATGCAACATAATTCATCGATTTTTCTTactaaataacataatttatagacttatttaactaattttatacgtaattaatctcaaattatagttaatttaggcaaaatcaacaaaaaccttaaactaaaCTCTAAAActttaaccctaaaaaatacacaaattagCCAGgcaaaataacaaattaatagaGGGGAAAGGTGAATATACGTCTAATTGGTTAAATGAAACTCTTGTGGGTAGTAGCAGCGGACCAATGGTTGTCGTGGGTGAATGGCTAAAAAGAGAACTAGTGGTGtagaagagagaggagaggttTATCACAATTAAGTGGGGGGGGTTTATGATGGAGAGAAAGATCAGGTGACTTGAGTTAAGGACGACATTAGAAGGAGGGAGAAGGCCGATGAAGAAAAGAGTAAggggagaggaaaagaaagaggaaaatgATTTTGTAATAGTTATTTGGGAATTTGTGCATGGACTACATGTGAGACCTATTAAGACGCACAAATGCAACATGCGCGACTAGTGGTTGCTCATGTAGTATATGCGCAACCTATGGACATTTATGTTTGTATGTACATCTTAATAGGTCATGCATGTTGTATGTAGACGAGTCGTATTATGTGTTAgagtggaaaatattttttctaattatgttagtttggaaaataatttggCCTATTATGCAAATGTGGAAAAATAACTCATCTATCTTGATAATTAATCTTTGTTACCACTATATATGGcagttgttttttcaaaataccaagaaaatcTTCTTGATTAAGAGAACATGGGAGAATTAATGATCTCCAATTGCATACTCTTCTGAACAAATGATGAaacttcattaaaaacaaaagtcatCATACATAAAGCCTCTTATAAGTATAGTTTTTTAGCTCGTAGCAAACTTTGTGCATTTTTAGTAACatgaaacaaattattttttaaaattttttttatttaaaaatatattaaaataatattttttaatttttttaatttttaatataagcaattattaatttgatatttattaaaatacatctaaatatagttaaaaacacaataccaaacagtAACTTAATGTAAGGTCAGCGATAAAATTTAGCATCAGATTCTTTTTTGACGTCATTCTTGACTTCTAGCCTGCAGCACATAGCTAGCCTGTGCGAATTGTGATTATCAACTTCCATATTTCTAAAGTGTGCACACCTATGCAGTTTATGAACAACtagttataataaatttaagaaaatctggaaggaaaaaaaaagggcaagCAAAATTACAagcacattattattattattattattattattattgcatcAGCCCTTTATGGATACTAGCGCCAAAAAAATTGTACATTGAGCCCTAGCCGCCCCCCCCCCAATTTGGATACGCTGCTAGGccatgtttttatcaaaaaaaaattattttaaattatttttttatttttttcaattgttttgatatattaatgtaaaaaaataaatttaaaaataaaaaatattattgtaatatatttacaagtgaaaagcactttaaaaaataattattactataatatcaaacatcACCTAAGTAGTGTCGTGAAAagaacattaaagaaaaaagaaaaaagaaaaatgaggtagatatttaacaaaatatatatataggatgtgagaaaaatattgtagcaCTATAAAGATTAATTTGCAAATAGGGATTTGGTGATTTTGCCCTTTACCACATCAACTAAGAAGGCTAAACTCAAggctaaaattatattttacatattattcatttgttatttttgttttgcctCGGATacaaaagtctttttttttaagaagtaaaATACCTTCACTATTcataaacgaaaaaaaaaacttgtagttGGTTtctagggattttttttaaataatcattttactaAATTTCCCAcagtttcaaaattaattaagtctttTTTAGGGGTGTTTTtatctgagttttttttttggttataatCAGATGGGTAAATTGATAAGTttgacttttcaaaaaaaaatttaaaaaaacattcagaGCACTTTAAATTTACTAACTTACCctcaattttagaatttatttaggttttgttagggggtatttttgtatttttctatgGGGTTTTTGGTTATTGTCAGATGGATAGAGGTATATATTGgtctttataaaaaatcaaaaataataaaaattcaaacttgtAAGGCATGCTCCACACACGTGAAAGCATGTGGAAGGTTCTGCAAACTTTTAGTAGCGCATGGCTATAGGTGGCGCATGTTAGATTGTGATAGACAGATTGTTAAagaggatatattttttttttgtatttcttttttttctttgctccaTCAAAATCCGTGCATGGcattgaagatttcaagatGGTCCTCCTTGGTTTGCGATATTTTAGTAtcaatcctcattcttttgaattttaaatttgtgttattttttttgtaagtttttttatttttttcaattgtatccttcaatttaagctttttatttttatttttaaaaatttggtcctgattcttttttttccttgcctcTTTTATgaactttcaattgtttttagtCTCAtcctttaattaaaattttaaatttgctgattctttttagatttggtcttcattctctttgtggtttattctttaattcttttgtgaaatttatttttcttttcaatttatctcttcaatccaaaattatctatcctccaatttatttattttttcaaatttgattctcattcttttaattgatattttttcttttgaattcttttttttttattgaattttttttaactttcagcctttgacatttgatttattagaatttgagttgtgtttttttttctagtttgatgTTTTTAGTCAAATGGTCAGGTTATAGGTTCACATAGCCGTGAAAGTGCAAGTCTAAGAGCGAgtattcttacttttttttatctcattactcgacattgaatttatttttttaaaaaaataaaattcatggttttctttgttttttttttatagggttatcttaatcttaatCTCATGATCATGTTTGTGGGTTCATAGGTTAACCTGAGTGAgctcgtattttttttttttttttgctttcaattattgtttttgtgtgattgatttttttttaatttttttttcaatatttgactTGTTAATAATTGACCTTCGTGattttttcatatcttttttttagttattttttatcataatctgacattgattttattattttaaaaaaaaaatcttggttttctttgctttccttttgatatatttataacatggttttctttgctttcctttttatatgtttattctTATCCTAATCTCATAGCATGACCTGTGAGTTTAAAAGGTTAGCTCAAACACGCTCAagtctattttttctcttataattgtattttttttaatccttctatatgtttagattttttttaaaaaaaatattctttaacatttagttaaatgaaaattaaatttcgagttttttttaaaatttttgtttctggtcaaatgatttaaatcatatatttaataagaGAACAcaagttgttattgtttttttttttttttactattcaacattgaattttttttctctgcttcaATCGACTGAAGATGTATATTTTTTCCTACAGGTAATATAACTAGTAATTATATATACTTTGAGTTGCAAAAAGTTCAATACAAATTAGATAAACAAAATAAGGACCACGGAATCCCAGTTTTCTTAGTCACACGAGTGGAAAATCTTCACAGCAAAACTCATCTCAATTTGTTCACTTGATTCACACGGGCACCTTCTCGTGCTTGCTGCTTCCAACTGAAAACAACACATCACAAAGCCAGCCATACGGTAATTAGCACCAGGCAAGGAAAAGATGGTAGTTAATCCATGCTTAAGTTTGTTCTTACTATGGGATTAAGCATAATAAATTTATACTCACGGTTCAGTGCAGAAACTTCAGAGCTCTTTAATACACGCAGCCTCTTCACTGTGGAAACAAACATGCTACAAATcacagataaaataaaaggtgttaGTACAAATGTACAAACCAACTACACCAGTACGGAACCCAGATCAAGAAATTTAATACCCTTCAGTGTTAGCTTGCGGGGAACAATGGTACAGTAattgtttttaggtgaaaaaagACATGATAATGCATTTAATTATGAGAGAGATAGCATTCATGTAATAAACAAAATAGTAGATGAATTTGGCAAGGATATAAAGGTTTTAAGCGATTAGGAATCCAATTCAGTTATTCGGGACATACTAAAGGACATAAAAGCATAAATTGGTGTTTGGTTATAGGCTTAATCAGCAACCATATATTAGTATGAATATAATATGaggtaatataaaatcaaatccaCAGTAATTAAGATGCTTACTGCCATGGGACATCCCCAACAAGCATCCTGTCTCCTTCATTATCCTCATAAACAAGCTTATATTCCCCACTTCCGTCCAATACACCCATAATTGCTTTCTCTCCCTCTTGCTTGTTCATGATTCCATTACAAGAGGAATCTCTTTGAGCTATACGAAGGacacaaaagacaaaaaaaaataagataccCTTGTCTGTATAGTAAGTAAACATTGACACATACGTCTTGGGATTGTTTAAGATAAACAAGCAGCAAATAATCCAAGAATATTGCAACTCAAACAGCAATTAAACAAACATAAATTGGACTAACCATTGCAATCAAATGGTTATAATAGAACCTATGGATATGCCATGGCCTTTGCAGATTGTAAATTGACAGTGCATGTTAATTTATGAAAGCAATaaacttattaatatatatttaacataACTATCGAATCTAAGCACATCCATTTTTGCTATCTGGTAACATTAAAAGGCCTCAATAATTGACCACACGGGTAAAATTGTTACTATACAAAAGTTTTGAGAAGAACCTGCAAGAAGGCCTCTAAAGAGTTCATCAACAGCAGTTGAGAGTTTTTCATAGCTATCATAGGCTTTGAGGTCCACTTTCCTTCCTATGGGGACACCTTCCATATTGATCTTGACAAATAACCCCTTCTTGCAAGTTCCAGCTGGTTTATTTTGAGACTCAAAGGTTGGTTTTGAATTGCTGCCGCTGCTGGTTGCAAGATTCTTCCTGAAAGACCGAATTGGAGGCCAACCAACTACTGGACCAGGTGCAATTCTGTTTTGAAGGAGCATTAAAGAGAGagtacaaaacaataaattattggGAAGGAGATAAAGATCAAAACTTCATTAAAAGGCATacatgtaaagaaaaagaaaagtagaacTAGCACAAAAATGGAAGGATAACAGTTAAAGATTTTGATAACCAAACAAAGCTAGCAGGCATCTTGAATCAACAGTAGTTAGAGGTGGTAAATtttaaaaccaagaaaaaggaATTACCACATGCACTAGCTCATCGATCAAATTTAACAAGTAAAAACATACTGGCAGAAACAATGGTATGGACCACACATCATCTAGCTGAGTAAACATGTGAATGAATATCCCCTGTCAAAAAAGCTACAAAAATACAGACTGCGAGAGTACAGAGAAGGGTAAAAAAGCTGGAGTACCTTTTCTGAGAGCTGTTGGGAACAGCTGTATTGGCAGGAGCTGGTGTTGAAAATGCCTTCTTTTCTGCACACTGCGGCAACTCTACTACCACTTTAGTGCAACAGGGCTGTGAGGATTCCTTGTCCATAACAGGCAGGCTCTGTTGGGTTGCAGTTGCTGTTGGTGGTGTGGATGATGATGGAAAATTGAGATACGAAGGAGGAACCTTTCcctgttgttttttattaaaccaaACATGTGAATTCTCAGCCGAAGAAGGAAACTTGTGAGTTTGTTGGTTTCCATTGGTGAAATACCCAAAAGAGAGAAGTTGAGACTTGTGTCTTTCTCGTCTTTCTCTATTGCTGGTGCTTTTGAGAGACCAGTCTTCACCAGGTGGACCAAGCCTTAGTTCAAGCTTTCTGTCTTCCGAGGAGGATCTTTCATCTTCTCCCTTACCAAGCCACTCTCTTTCTTTGGGAATCAAATCCAGTAACTGAGGACATGCCTCGACGTTCTTCGAACAACCTTCCATTAATTTTCACCAGATGAAAATGCCTTTTCCTTCGACTTTTGACACGAGAAAGAAgtaagaaaactagaaaactttACAGGAACGTGAAACACCAAGGCATGAAAAGTTACAAAACAGGAAAACATACAAAACCGTGTGATTATGAGCAAAGAAAGCAAATACtacaacaaaaaccaaaagaaaagggactAAGTACTACTTAGGCTACATACCTTTGTAAATTAGTAGACTCCTTAACCAGCACTCAAAACCTTGAACACCCACATCCTCaaatcactttttaaaaatGACCTCTAAAAACAAGAAGCTAGATAGGAGCTTCTGAGACGACCTTGAGATCTCAACTAGCAAAGCAAGAGCCAGCCTCTAAAAACTCTCTCATCAACCCATCAAagagaaaacaataatatatcccACGAAGAGAATgaagaacacaaaaaagaaaaggtgtctCAACAACTCGAAAGCCAAAGGCAATGATAAGAACAAGGGAGGTATTGGGGAGTACTACTTGCTTCTGGTGTACAAAGAGGAGATTGACTATATAAGAGAGGTGATTTGAAGTAGAAAGTTGGGGAAGGAATGGAAATGAAGGGAGGTTAAAAACCAGAGAGAAAGAGATTCCCTTTATCTATCTATATCTATACTAACAACTAATACTATAGAGAGACAGCTCAAGAACCCAAAAACAGTACACTAGGAATTTTGGAGCAAAACGCACGCAACCGAGCAGGAGAAAGGAGGGGGGTTGGCTCTAAAAACGTTAGGTTGTTTAGCTAAGGAAGCAAAGCGTGCTGCTGCTGACCTTCCTTAAGAAAAGATACTCTTTTTCTCTAAACGCAAGACAACAACACACAAAAGTTCtgtatttattagattttaatttttttttaaattatctcattaaattaaaaatactagtGACAttgcacaattaaaaaaaataatataatttatacatgtcataatttagaaatgtaatatttatatcttatagcgaaatccaaaaaaattattaaatgagatgaaaagaggaaaaaaaaactttaaaaatataccaAAGttctaattataatattattggcATCATTTAAAAGATATcgacaaaacaaattaaacaacaCAAACGAAGAATATCACGATGATCTGAGTGGACCATACTTGcaactaaaaacaaatcaatcactCGCTATCTTTAAACAACAAATATAACTCACTCGGGTTATATTggtaatttttattgatattattagatttgttttgtcaaaaattttctaattatacTAATAATATCGGAATCAAAACTTCTATATATCtctaagatttttattttttttcttctctctcctacgcatttaataatttgtttagatATTACTATTTAGAATAATGACAAACTATAAATACGACgttttccaattgaataaactATGTTATTCactgtgttaaaaaaaatgctaataaGGAAAAATAGCCTTAGATTCTAGAGTCTTTACCTTAGACAGGGAGAGAAAGTAAGTACCACTCCAGCATTGTTTTAATGAGATATAATAGAAAGTGACTCCCAAAATCATAATACTGCGCCACTTGCTTTGCTGATTCATTTCCTAATTACTAGCTCATTTAGAAAGTGTTTAGAAACGTGGTtcaacttgtatttttaaaaaatttaattttttttttttactaaaatttaatatggcttgtatgttttggatcgttttgatgtgctgatgtcaaaaataatttttaaaaaatgaaaaaacatcattggtatgcattttggcacgaaaagttatttgaaaagcacctgcAACCATactgccaaacacactcttagttAAGACCAGTTCATTTGTTCGTATTCTTCGCCGATGTAGggcaaattttttaaaaatatataaaaagaaatattacgaacataaaattttttttataatgctattaaacttgaata
It encodes the following:
- the LOC7461936 gene encoding auxin-responsive protein IAA18; this encodes MEGCSKNVEACPQLLDLIPKEREWLGKGEDERSSSEDRKLELRLGPPGEDWSLKSTSNRERRERHKSQLLSFGYFTNGNQQTHKFPSSAENSHVWFNKKQQGKVPPSYLNFPSSSTPPTATATQQSLPVMDKESSQPCCTKVVVELPQCAEKKAFSTPAPANTAVPNSSQKRIAPGPVVGWPPIRSFRKNLATSSGSNSKPTFESQNKPAGTCKKGLFVKINMEGVPIGRKVDLKAYDSYEKLSTAVDELFRGLLAAQRDSSCNGIMNKQEGEKAIMGVLDGSGEYKLVYEDNEGDRMLVGDVPWHMFVSTVKRLRVLKSSEVSALNLGSSKHEKVPV